The following proteins are encoded in a genomic region of Synechococcus sp. CBW1002:
- a CDS encoding Rieske 2Fe-2S domain-containing protein translates to MPPAVDWHRHWYPVAPLADLDRRRPQPFTLLEQDLVLWWEEAAQQWRAFADVCPHRLVPLSDGRINARGELECPYHGWSFEGSGRCTLIPQAESDAALASRRSTCRTYATAEAQGLLFVFAGDPNEAAAVPLPLVPALEEPGEPWLVQDTFRDLPMDALTLLENVLDVSHVPFTHHKTVGNRATAAPVRAELTSFGEEGFTGLWPEGPRKGSLGSQHTTFAAPALMWHELDAKAFARILTVVYAVPIRRGECRLLARFPFRFRSPWPARLLGLRPRWLQHISNHRVLEDDQLFLHWQERVLETRGRSGSASRAYNLATGADLYIKALHDWVSRFSADPFPDQTLPPRLERDALMERFHAHTEHCQSCGGALAGIRRWRPWLPLPLWGSLAAIAWFHTLPALVAGGTVALASALADRQLGRWEQGLLRGTGEPPRNRL, encoded by the coding sequence GTGCCCCCAGCTGTGGACTGGCATCGACACTGGTATCCGGTGGCCCCTCTGGCGGATCTCGACCGCCGCCGCCCCCAGCCCTTCACCCTGCTGGAGCAGGATCTTGTGCTCTGGTGGGAGGAGGCAGCCCAGCAGTGGCGGGCCTTCGCGGACGTGTGCCCCCACCGGCTGGTGCCCCTCAGCGACGGGCGGATCAATGCCAGGGGCGAGTTGGAGTGCCCGTATCACGGCTGGAGCTTCGAGGGCAGTGGCCGCTGCACCCTCATCCCCCAGGCCGAATCCGACGCCGCCCTCGCCTCGCGGCGATCGACCTGCCGCACCTACGCCACGGCCGAAGCCCAGGGCCTGCTGTTCGTGTTCGCCGGCGATCCGAACGAGGCCGCCGCGGTGCCCTTGCCGCTGGTGCCGGCCCTGGAGGAACCCGGTGAGCCCTGGCTGGTGCAGGACACCTTCCGGGACCTGCCGATGGATGCCCTCACCCTGCTGGAGAACGTGCTCGATGTGAGCCATGTGCCCTTCACCCACCACAAGACCGTGGGCAACCGCGCCACCGCAGCACCGGTGCGGGCCGAACTCACCAGCTTCGGCGAGGAGGGATTCACGGGGCTGTGGCCGGAGGGTCCGCGCAAGGGAAGCCTCGGCAGCCAGCACACCACCTTTGCAGCACCGGCCCTGATGTGGCACGAGCTCGACGCCAAGGCGTTCGCCCGCATTCTCACCGTGGTCTATGCGGTGCCGATCCGCCGAGGCGAATGCCGGCTGCTGGCGAGGTTCCCGTTCCGCTTCCGTTCCCCCTGGCCGGCGCGCCTGCTGGGGCTGCGGCCCCGCTGGCTGCAGCACATCAGCAACCATCGGGTGCTGGAAGATGACCAGCTGTTTCTCCACTGGCAGGAGCGGGTACTGGAGACCCGGGGGAGAAGTGGCTCGGCCAGCCGCGCCTACAACCTGGCCACTGGCGCCGATCTCTACATCAAAGCCCTGCACGACTGGGTGAGCCGCTTCAGCGCCGATCCGTTCCCCGATCAAACCTTGCCGCCGCGACTGGAGCGTGACGCGCTGATGGAGCGCTTTCACGCCCATACCGAGCACTGCCAGTCCTGTGGCGGTGCCCTGGCCGGAATCCGCCGCTGGCGGCCGTGGCTACCACTGCCGCTCTGGGGCAGCCTGGCCGCAATCGCCTGGTTTCACACCTTGCCTGCCCTGGTGGCCGGGGGCACGGTGGCCCTGGCCAGCGCACTGGCTGATCGTCAGCTGGGCCGCTGGGAGCAGGGGCTGTTGCGCGGAACGGGAGAACCGCCGCGCAATCGCCTCTGA
- a CDS encoding ABC transporter permease, protein MGRYWRTLRSFWGAALAAELEYQINLLIELLATGGNLAGSLFVLSLFFRSGHGLGGWSWEAALVVLGMYTVLDGIASTLLQPNLSTIVGHVQNGSLDYVLLKPIDSQFWLSLRTVSPWGLPGIVLGVVLMVVGAVRTGATPSLQDLLLTGLMLICGSLILYSLWFILAATSIWFVKVWNATEVLRSFLAAGRYPISAYPIGLRLFFTVVVPVAFLTTVPAEALLGRANLSWLTASGVVTILSLLASRWFWKYALRFYTSASS, encoded by the coding sequence GTGGGGCGCTACTGGCGCACCCTGCGCAGCTTCTGGGGAGCGGCCCTGGCGGCCGAGCTGGAATACCAGATCAACCTGCTGATTGAACTGCTGGCCACAGGTGGCAATCTGGCTGGCAGCCTGTTCGTGTTGTCGCTGTTCTTCCGCTCCGGCCATGGGCTGGGGGGCTGGAGCTGGGAGGCAGCGCTGGTGGTGCTGGGGATGTACACCGTGCTGGATGGCATCGCCAGCACCCTGCTGCAACCCAACCTCAGCACGATCGTGGGTCATGTCCAGAACGGCAGCCTGGATTATGTGTTGCTCAAGCCGATCGACAGCCAGTTCTGGCTGTCGTTGCGCACGGTTTCCCCCTGGGGTCTCCCTGGGATCGTGCTGGGTGTTGTGCTCATGGTTGTGGGAGCCGTCCGTACGGGAGCAACGCCGAGCCTGCAGGATCTCCTGCTGACGGGGCTGATGCTGATCTGCGGCAGCCTGATCCTGTACAGCCTCTGGTTCATCCTGGCGGCCACCAGCATCTGGTTCGTGAAGGTGTGGAACGCCACGGAGGTGCTACGCAGCTTTCTGGCCGCAGGCCGTTATCCCATCAGCGCCTATCCGATCGGCCTGCGGCTGTTCTTCACCGTAGTTGTACCAGTGGCTTTCCTTACCACGGTGCCCGCCGAAGCCCTGCTGGGTCGTGCAAATCTCAGCTGGCTCACGGCATCAGGAGTGGTCACGATCCTGTCCCTGCTGGCGAGCCGTTGGTTCTGGAAATATGCTCTGCGATTCTATACCTCAGCCTCCAGCTAA
- a CDS encoding ABC-2 family transporter protein yields the protein MSKKLQRGLRLVRVLLSSQYAYMLEYRAEIALWALSGVLPFIMLGLWSGASGNNGNAPTAELPSLGLDPIALARYFLAVFIVRQFTLVWVIYTFEEDHLQGRLSGYLLQPLAPVWRYVSAHIAEQATRLPFVIALAALFFLLYPAAFWLPSPAALLLAVMAMQLAFALRFLIQFALTTVCFWSERASALERLLFIPYLYLSGLIAPLQVYPEPVRRLALWTPFPYMIAIPAQLLAGEKVDVVASFAVVSLWIAILLPITWVLWKRGLRQYGAMGA from the coding sequence ATGAGCAAGAAGCTGCAGCGGGGATTGCGCCTAGTGCGAGTGCTGCTGAGCAGCCAATACGCGTACATGCTGGAGTACCGCGCCGAGATTGCGCTATGGGCGCTCTCGGGCGTGCTGCCTTTCATCATGCTCGGCCTCTGGAGTGGGGCCAGCGGCAACAACGGCAACGCCCCCACCGCTGAACTCCCATCGCTGGGATTGGATCCCATCGCCCTGGCGCGGTATTTTCTGGCTGTGTTCATCGTGCGCCAGTTCACGCTGGTGTGGGTGATCTACACCTTTGAGGAAGACCATCTCCAGGGCCGGCTTTCGGGCTATCTGCTGCAACCACTGGCGCCGGTCTGGCGGTATGTGAGCGCCCACATCGCCGAACAGGCCACACGTCTGCCCTTCGTGATCGCCCTGGCAGCCCTGTTCTTCCTGCTCTATCCCGCCGCCTTCTGGCTGCCGTCTCCAGCGGCGCTTCTGCTGGCGGTCATGGCCATGCAGCTCGCCTTCGCCCTGCGCTTCCTGATCCAGTTCGCCCTCACCACGGTCTGCTTCTGGAGCGAGCGGGCCAGCGCCCTGGAGCGGCTGCTGTTCATTCCCTATCTCTATCTCTCAGGCCTGATCGCTCCGTTGCAGGTGTATCCCGAACCGGTGCGCCGCCTGGCGCTGTGGACTCCGTTTCCATACATGATTGCGATACCGGCCCAGCTGCTGGCCGGCGAGAAGGTGGATGTCGTCGCCAGCTTTGCCGTGGTGAGCCTCTGGATCGCGATCCTGCTGCCAATCACATGGGTGCTCTGGAAACGGGGATTGCGGCAGTACGGAGCGATGGGGGCATGA
- a CDS encoding ATP-binding cassette domain-containing protein encodes MAIVNVSGLSKTFRVADKQPGLGGTLRHFLQRRHRLVTAVQDINIAIEPGEMVGFLGPNGAGKTTTLKMLTGLIHPSAGTVRVAGHEPFRRQADFLRQITLVMGQKQQLIWDLPPLDSLRVHAAVYGIGAAESKRRIAELADMLELDEELTRPVRKLSLGQRMKAELMAALLHQPAVLFLDEPTLGLDVNAQVRVRSFLADYNRRTGATVLLTSHYMGDITALCERVLLIHQGRLFYDGSLEGLTDQLAPCRQVRLELRHVLPARMFESYGTLESQNGNEVRLLIEGDRLTQQVGRLLADFDVCDLEVNDPPVEEIIGQLFRQRDDR; translated from the coding sequence ATGGCCATCGTCAACGTCAGCGGGCTCAGCAAGACCTTCCGGGTGGCCGACAAGCAGCCCGGTCTTGGCGGCACCCTGCGCCACTTCCTCCAGCGACGCCATCGCCTCGTGACGGCTGTGCAGGACATCAACATCGCGATCGAACCCGGTGAAATGGTGGGGTTCCTCGGGCCGAATGGTGCCGGCAAGACCACCACCTTGAAGATGCTGACGGGCCTGATTCACCCCAGCGCCGGCACGGTGCGGGTGGCCGGCCATGAACCCTTCCGTAGGCAGGCGGACTTCCTGCGTCAGATCACGCTGGTGATGGGTCAGAAGCAGCAGCTGATCTGGGATCTGCCGCCACTCGATTCGTTGCGGGTCCATGCCGCCGTCTACGGCATCGGCGCGGCCGAGAGCAAGCGCCGGATCGCCGAGCTGGCCGACATGCTGGAACTGGATGAGGAACTGACCCGTCCGGTTCGCAAACTCTCCCTGGGGCAGCGCATGAAGGCCGAACTGATGGCGGCGTTGCTGCATCAGCCAGCGGTGCTGTTTCTCGATGAACCCACCCTGGGACTGGACGTGAACGCCCAGGTGCGGGTGCGTTCCTTTCTGGCCGACTACAACCGCCGCACCGGTGCCACGGTGCTGCTCACCAGCCACTACATGGGCGATATCACGGCCCTGTGTGAGCGGGTGCTGCTGATTCACCAGGGGCGACTCTTTTACGACGGCAGCCTTGAAGGGCTCACCGACCAGTTGGCGCCCTGCCGCCAGGTGCGGCTGGAGTTGCGCCATGTCTTGCCGGCCCGCATGTTCGAGAGCTACGGAACCCTGGAAAGCCAGAACGGCAACGAGGTGCGGCTGCTGATCGAAGGGGATCGACTGACGCAGCAGGTGGGTCGTCTTCTGGCCGATTTCGATGTCTGTGACCTGGAAGTGAACGATCCACCGGTGGAGGAGATCATCGGCCAACTGTTCCGCCAGAGGGACGACCGATGA
- a CDS encoding chlorophyll a/b-binding protein encodes MTTSDSRFGFVAFAETWNGRLAMLGFVIGLATELLTGQGILSQIGLG; translated from the coding sequence ATGACCACCTCTGATTCCCGCTTCGGTTTCGTTGCCTTCGCTGAGACCTGGAACGGTCGCCTGGCCATGCTGGGCTTCGTGATCGGCCTTGCCACCGAGCTGCTCACCGGCCAGGGCATCCTGAGCCAGATCGGCCTCGGCTGA
- a CDS encoding RNA-binding protein has protein sequence MSIYVGNLSFDAEVEDLQQLFAEYGQVRKCSVPLDRETGRKRGFAFVEMANEADEAKAIDDLQNVEWMGRAIRVNKAEPRPSGGGGGYGGGGGGGNRW, from the coding sequence ATGTCTATTTACGTCGGGAATCTTTCCTTCGATGCCGAAGTGGAAGATCTCCAGCAGCTGTTCGCCGAATACGGACAGGTGCGCAAGTGCAGCGTTCCTCTCGATCGTGAAACCGGCCGCAAGCGCGGTTTCGCCTTCGTCGAGATGGCCAACGAGGCTGATGAAGCCAAGGCCATCGATGATCTCCAGAACGTGGAGTGGATGGGTCGTGCCATCCGTGTCAACAAGGCCGAGCCCCGTCCCAGCGGCGGTGGTGGTGGCTACGGCGGTGGTGGTGGCGGCGGCAACCGCTGGTGA
- a CDS encoding transglutaminase family protein — MCPSGSVFFQIRHELHYAYARPVFLEPMTLRLTPRQDCTQTVLSHRLQVRDPADGAAAVLEPGGGDGLVLWFHKERQTLHLQVEMQVETHRDNPFDWIVTEPAARHLPLTYTPALRAALAPCLGGPQHPQVSAWAAELAESVQGSTTDFLMALADQIHHGFHHVGRPDGAALQPEQTLQERTGACRDTAVLYVAACRSLGLAARFVSGYSMHHPPEVSEHELHAWAEVYVPGGGWRAYDPSLGLAVADGHVVLAAAADPELAAAVSGTYRGTGVTSTMEYRVDLRAAETRKALG; from the coding sequence TTGTGCCCCAGTGGCTCCGTGTTCTTCCAGATCCGCCACGAACTCCACTACGCCTATGCCAGGCCCGTGTTCCTGGAACCGATGACCCTGCGGCTCACCCCGCGCCAGGACTGCACCCAGACCGTGCTCAGCCACCGCCTGCAGGTGCGTGATCCAGCCGACGGCGCAGCGGCGGTGCTCGAACCCGGCGGCGGCGACGGGCTGGTGCTCTGGTTCCACAAGGAACGCCAGACCCTGCATCTCCAGGTGGAGATGCAGGTGGAAACCCACCGCGACAATCCGTTCGACTGGATCGTGACCGAGCCGGCAGCCCGGCATCTGCCGCTCACCTACACACCGGCTCTGCGCGCAGCCCTGGCGCCCTGCCTGGGTGGGCCGCAGCATCCGCAGGTCAGCGCCTGGGCTGCCGAGCTGGCCGAATCCGTGCAGGGATCCACCACCGACTTTCTGATGGCCCTGGCCGATCAGATTCACCACGGCTTCCACCATGTGGGCCGGCCCGATGGGGCAGCGCTGCAACCGGAGCAGACCCTGCAGGAGCGCACCGGGGCCTGCCGCGACACGGCGGTGCTCTACGTGGCCGCCTGCCGCAGCCTCGGCCTGGCGGCCCGCTTCGTGAGCGGCTACTCGATGCACCATCCACCCGAGGTGAGCGAGCACGAGCTGCACGCCTGGGCGGAGGTGTATGTGCCCGGCGGTGGCTGGCGCGCCTACGACCCCAGCCTCGGGCTGGCCGTGGCCGATGGCCACGTGGTGCTGGCCGCCGCCGCGGATCCGGAGCTGGCGGCGGCGGTGTCCGGCACCTACCGGGGCACCGGCGTGACCTCCACGATGGAGTATCGGGTCGACCTGCGCGCCGCCGAGACCCGGAAAGCCCTCGGCTGA
- the pdxH gene encoding pyridoxamine 5'-phosphate oxidase: MAQLRRDYRREGLRRADLDADPVAQFRLWFQQATAAELLEPNAMVLSTTDGHRPSSRTVLLKAFDDRGFVFFTNYQSRKASEIASDPQVSLLFPWYGLVRQVAILGQAERISAAESLAYFTSRPFGSRLGAWVSQQSTVISSRQILEMTWEEMKRRFADGEVPLPSAWGGIRVVPNEFEFWQGRQNRLHDRFRYRLRPEGGWAIERLAP; this comes from the coding sequence GTGGCCCAACTACGCCGCGACTACCGCCGCGAGGGTCTGCGCCGCGCTGATCTCGATGCCGATCCCGTTGCCCAGTTCCGGCTGTGGTTCCAGCAGGCCACTGCGGCGGAACTGCTGGAGCCCAACGCCATGGTGCTCTCCACCACCGATGGCCACCGCCCCAGCTCACGCACCGTGCTGCTCAAGGCGTTCGATGATCGCGGCTTCGTGTTCTTCACCAACTACCAGAGCCGCAAGGCCAGCGAGATCGCCAGCGATCCCCAGGTGAGCCTGCTGTTCCCCTGGTACGGGCTGGTGCGTCAGGTGGCGATCCTGGGGCAGGCGGAGCGGATTTCGGCGGCGGAATCCCTGGCTTACTTCACCTCCAGGCCCTTCGGCAGCCGCCTCGGGGCCTGGGTGTCGCAGCAGAGCACGGTGATCAGCTCCCGCCAGATCCTGGAGATGACCTGGGAGGAGATGAAGCGGCGCTTCGCCGATGGAGAGGTGCCCCTGCCCTCCGCCTGGGGCGGCATTCGGGTGGTGCCGAACGAGTTCGAGTTCTGGCAGGGTCGCCAGAACCGTCTACACGATCGCTTCCGCTACAGGCTCCGGCCAGAGGGCGGCTGGGCGATCGAACGCCTGGCTCCCTGA
- a CDS encoding sulfite exporter TauE/SafE family protein yields the protein MAATIHAATELSFTMVLMLLAGGALIGFLLAVLGAGGSILLLPLLVSGAALPTKAAVPLSLLVVTLLALGNVGPYIRRGQVAIRPGLVLGVPALAGSWIGGSMVKAGWIAEMVQLGIFAAAALVASWLLTRRSALQEAANGGNTTGFPLALAAQGVLVGLLTGIAGVGGGFAIVPALVLLAGLPMALASGTSLLLIATNSLVALAALGHWPGPELPLMLPLLGGGAIGAVAGQRLAPHLPDRILRQGFSALLIGSALLTGFEAWRRQPQATPTIPDPPTPALPAQR from the coding sequence ATGGCCGCCACGATCCATGCGGCAACCGAGCTCTCTTTCACCATGGTGCTGATGCTGCTGGCAGGCGGGGCCCTGATCGGCTTCCTGCTGGCGGTGCTCGGGGCCGGCGGCTCGATCCTGCTGCTGCCCCTGCTGGTGAGTGGTGCGGCGCTGCCTACCAAGGCTGCCGTGCCGCTCTCCCTGCTGGTGGTCACCCTGCTGGCCCTCGGCAATGTGGGGCCCTACATCCGCCGCGGTCAGGTGGCGATCAGGCCCGGCCTGGTGCTGGGGGTTCCGGCCCTGGCCGGCAGCTGGATCGGCGGCTCCATGGTCAAGGCCGGCTGGATCGCCGAGATGGTGCAGCTGGGGATCTTCGCGGCAGCGGCTCTGGTGGCCTCCTGGCTGCTCACCCGCCGCAGTGCCCTCCAGGAAGCGGCCAACGGCGGCAACACAACCGGTTTTCCGCTGGCCCTGGCGGCGCAGGGAGTGCTGGTGGGCCTGCTCACCGGCATCGCCGGCGTGGGCGGCGGCTTCGCCATCGTTCCCGCCCTGGTGCTGCTGGCTGGACTGCCGATGGCGCTGGCCAGCGGCACCAGCCTGCTCCTGATCGCCACCAACTCACTGGTCGCCCTGGCGGCCCTGGGTCACTGGCCAGGCCCCGAGCTGCCCTTGATGCTGCCCCTGCTCGGCGGTGGCGCCATCGGTGCCGTGGCTGGGCAACGCCTCGCCCCCCACCTGCCGGACCGGATCCTGCGCCAGGGCTTTTCCGCCCTGCTGATCGGCTCGGCCCTGCTCACCGGTTTCGAGGCCTGGCGCCGCCAGCCGCAGGCCACCCCGACCATCCCAGATCCACCCACGCCTGCCCTGCCTGCCCAGCGATGA
- a CDS encoding rhodanese-like domain-containing protein, with the protein MSSHSPITAHELADQLAARDVTVIDVREPMEYVGGHIAGSLNIPLSRITEADLPQGPLVLVCQSGNRSAKALALLQQLGRQHPLTDLPGGVPAWQQAGFPVRKLKGAPLPLMRQVQIAAGTLVLLGVILSQAVAPGWIWLSGFVGAGLTFAGISGFCGMARLLAVMPWNRVSM; encoded by the coding sequence ATGTCCAGCCACAGCCCGATCACAGCCCATGAGCTGGCCGACCAACTGGCCGCCCGGGATGTCACGGTGATCGACGTGCGTGAACCGATGGAATACGTCGGCGGCCATATCGCCGGCAGCCTCAACATTCCCCTGTCGCGCATCACGGAGGCCGACCTGCCCCAGGGGCCGCTCGTGCTGGTCTGTCAGAGCGGAAACCGCAGTGCCAAGGCTCTGGCCCTGCTGCAGCAGCTGGGCCGGCAGCACCCCCTCACCGATCTGCCTGGCGGTGTGCCCGCCTGGCAGCAAGCCGGCTTCCCGGTGCGCAAGCTCAAGGGAGCGCCCCTGCCCCTGATGCGCCAGGTGCAGATCGCCGCAGGCACGCTGGTGCTGCTGGGGGTGATTCTGAGCCAGGCGGTGGCGCCGGGCTGGATCTGGCTGAGTGGCTTCGTGGGTGCCGGCCTCACCTTCGCGGGCATCAGCGGCTTCTGCGGCATGGCCCGCCTGCTGGCGGTGATGCCCTGGAACCGGGTCTCGATGTGA
- a CDS encoding rhodanese-like domain-containing protein, with product MAVATAPSISLVAAAGGGSLLFRQLFDADTGTFTYLLADVPSRQGVLIDSVYEQHARDLSLIRELGIELVASIDTHAHADHVTGSWLMHDATGCAIALSAAARADNVTLPLNHGDRVTFGGRSVEIRSTPGHTNGCITVVLDDHSMAFTGDALLVRGCGRCDFQQGNAHTLWNSIKEQIFTLPESCLLYPGHDYNGRSVSSVVEEKAFNARLGGDATERDFVGHMENMKLPHPHKIAEALPGNMRSGKPRETSPKATWAPLARSYAGLPELTPTWVVAHQSDLTLLDVRSAEEFNGPDGRVAGSLLIPLPDLEAQASSIPTDRPVVVVCHSGSRSALATQQLLKAGRWQVANLRGGLSRWAAEGYPLEGVKA from the coding sequence ATGGCCGTCGCCACTGCCCCCTCCATCTCCCTGGTCGCCGCGGCCGGAGGTGGATCCCTGCTGTTCCGCCAGCTGTTCGATGCCGACACCGGCACCTTCACCTATCTGCTGGCGGATGTCCCCAGCCGCCAGGGGGTTCTGATCGATTCGGTCTACGAGCAGCACGCCCGTGATCTCTCCTTGATCCGCGAACTGGGCATCGAACTCGTCGCCTCGATCGATACCCACGCCCACGCCGACCACGTCACCGGCAGCTGGCTGATGCATGACGCCACCGGCTGCGCCATCGCCCTGTCCGCCGCGGCCCGTGCCGACAACGTCACCCTGCCGCTCAACCATGGCGACCGTGTGACCTTCGGGGGGCGTTCCGTCGAGATCCGCAGCACCCCCGGCCATACCAATGGCTGCATCACCGTGGTGCTCGACGACCACTCCATGGCGTTCACCGGCGATGCGCTGTTGGTGCGCGGCTGCGGCCGATGCGATTTCCAGCAGGGCAACGCCCATACCCTCTGGAACTCGATCAAAGAGCAGATTTTCACTCTGCCGGAGAGCTGCCTGCTCTATCCCGGCCACGATTACAACGGCCGCAGCGTCAGCTCGGTCGTGGAGGAGAAGGCCTTCAACGCACGGCTGGGTGGCGACGCCACCGAGCGGGATTTCGTGGGCCACATGGAGAACATGAAACTCCCCCATCCCCACAAGATCGCCGAGGCACTGCCGGGCAACATGCGCTCCGGCAAACCCCGCGAGACCAGCCCCAAGGCCACCTGGGCGCCCCTGGCCCGCAGCTATGCCGGGCTGCCCGAACTCACCCCCACCTGGGTGGTCGCCCACCAGAGCGATCTCACCCTGCTCGACGTGCGCTCCGCCGAGGAATTCAACGGCCCCGATGGTCGGGTGGCCGGCAGCCTGCTGATCCCCCTGCCGGATCTCGAAGCCCAGGCCTCCAGCATCCCCACCGATCGCCCCGTGGTGGTGGTCTGCCATTCGGGCAGCCGCTCCGCCCTGGCCACCCAGCAACTGCTCAAGGCCGGCCGCTGGCAGGTGGCCAACCTGCGCGGCGGCCTCAGTCGCTGGGCGGCTGAGGGCTACCCCCTGGAAGGCGTCAAAGCCTGA
- a CDS encoding DUF3122 domain-containing protein, whose translation MSSRIRVRARLARWALSVLPLLLAFMVGAAPALATDSSWSLSDRAGHRLTAQVFEQPFPEYPSGMRIRFSALDAKTSLDHKAELVLSDSMGQEWSLPNRSEEMVPKNGSTIPSGSAQFDLDALVPRPSEALPLHLAVPTSNGALDFNLRPEQVMELHAMGSAEPRRDQA comes from the coding sequence ATGTCTTCCAGGATCCGTGTTCGAGCCCGTCTGGCCCGTTGGGCGCTGAGTGTTCTGCCGCTGCTGCTGGCGTTCATGGTGGGAGCTGCCCCAGCACTGGCGACGGACAGCAGCTGGTCGCTCAGCGATCGGGCGGGCCATCGCCTCACGGCCCAGGTCTTTGAGCAGCCCTTCCCGGAGTACCCCTCCGGCATGCGCATCCGCTTCAGCGCTCTCGATGCCAAAACGAGCCTGGATCACAAGGCTGAACTCGTGTTGAGCGATTCGATGGGTCAGGAGTGGAGCCTGCCCAATCGCAGCGAAGAGATGGTTCCCAAGAACGGCTCGACGATTCCGAGCGGATCGGCCCAGTTCGATCTGGATGCCTTGGTGCCACGGCCCAGTGAGGCGCTGCCCCTCCATCTGGCGGTCCCCACCAGCAACGGTGCCCTGGATTTCAACCTCAGACCCGAGCAGGTGATGGAGCTCCACGCCATGGGTTCGGCAGAGCCTCGCCGCGACCAGGCCTGA
- a CDS encoding DUF6629 family protein, protein MCFSSSASFVVAATLLPLGVASVRYCRRHQRGDLMPLALSPLFFSTQQALEGVVWLGLAPGGPDGLVHSAALAYLFFAYAFWLAWFPWCVLRLNRQEPPGLRRRLLQILLMLGLLLGAGLWLPLLLNGSVFQPAVVHGSLNYTTTLLANGWINLGFGSSVYGLLITAPLLLSGSGRLRWFAGGILGAFLITHLAYGYAFTSVWCFFSAVLSGSLPWILRDPKPVEHPSHA, encoded by the coding sequence ATGTGTTTCTCCAGCAGCGCCAGCTTTGTGGTGGCGGCCACCCTCTTGCCCCTGGGGGTGGCCTCCGTGCGCTACTGCCGGCGCCACCAGCGCGGCGATCTGATGCCCCTGGCCCTCTCGCCCCTGTTCTTCTCGACGCAACAGGCCCTCGAGGGTGTGGTCTGGCTTGGCCTGGCGCCCGGTGGCCCCGACGGTCTCGTGCACTCCGCCGCGCTCGCTTATCTGTTCTTCGCCTATGCCTTCTGGCTGGCCTGGTTTCCCTGGTGCGTGTTGCGTCTGAACCGGCAGGAGCCCCCTGGCCTGCGGCGACGCCTGCTGCAGATCCTTCTGATGCTGGGCCTGCTGCTGGGTGCAGGCCTCTGGTTGCCCCTGCTGCTGAATGGTTCCGTGTTCCAACCCGCCGTGGTGCACGGATCGCTCAACTACACCACCACTCTGTTGGCCAATGGCTGGATCAACCTGGGCTTCGGCAGCAGCGTGTATGGCCTGCTGATCACCGCACCGTTGCTGCTCAGCGGCTCGGGTCGGCTGCGCTGGTTCGCTGGCGGCATTCTCGGCGCCTTTCTGATCACCCACCTGGCCTACGGCTACGCCTTCACCTCGGTGTGGTGCTTCTTCAGCGCGGTGCTGTCAGGGTCGCTGCCCTGGATCCTCAGGGATCCGAAGCCCGTGGAGCATCCCAGCCACGCCTAG
- a CDS encoding DUF45 domain-containing protein, with product MTTNAKAAFKARVREWAQKPDVQVVWLGMHPMRRKWASCSTMRAHLGAWEQAK from the coding sequence ATGACCACCAACGCTAAGGCGGCCTTCAAGGCCCGTGTGCGCGAATGGGCTCAGAAGCCGGATGTGCAGGTGGTGTGGCTCGGCATGCATCCGATGCGCCGCAAGTGGGCCTCCTGTTCAACGATGCGGGCCCATCTGGGTGCGTGGGAACAGGCGAAGTGA